DNA sequence from the Streptomyces sp. HUAS 15-9 genome:
TTTCCCGCAGGGCCGGTTCGGCCTTCGCGCCGCTTCGCCAGTAGGCCGCCATGAGCGTCGCGAGCTGCGGTGCCTGTGTGGTGTTCAGGCGGGAGGCGCGGTTGACGTCGGCGAAGGCGCGCAGGGCGGTGAGCGCGCGCCGGTCGCCGCCGGCCAGCGCGGACAGGCCCGCGTCGAGTGCCGTGGCCGGCCGGTACGCGGTGGGGTTCCAGGCGTACGCGGCCATCGAGAACAGCGCCGGGTCGGAGGCGGCCGCCTGGTTCATCGGGTTGGCCAGGAGGCCCGCGACCGCGCCGGGCAGGCTGTCCTCGCGGCCCGTGTAGGGGCCGAGCAGCAGATGGTCCGCCGTGTAGTCGTTGACCGGGTAGTTGTCCCACACCAGCAGCGGGTGCCCGTACAGCCGCGCGGCCTCGCGGGCCTGCTCGGTGCGCAGTGCCGGTGAGACGACCAGGGGCCCGGTCCACATGACCCGTACGTCCCGGTCCAGACGCCCGGCCAGCGCGGTCTTGTACGCGCTCGCCCGCGCCCCGTCGTACTCGGTGGGTACGGTGATCAGCGGAGCGGCACCGGTGCGCGTGTCGAGGAACTGGCGCTGCACCTTGTTCAGCAGATCCGCCTGGGCCCGCCCGACCGCGCCCCGCCCGCTGCCGTACACGGAGGCGTCGCGCGCGCAGTTCCAGCGGTCGATCTCGATGTCGTCGAGCGGCACGGCGAAGGCCCGCACCCCGGCGCCGTCCCACAGCTGCCGGAACTTGTGCACCAGCGCGGCCGTGTCCGAGGCCGACGAGTAGCAGATGGAAGGGCCGGGGGAGAGCGCGTACACGAAGGAGATGTGGTCGGCCGCGGCCCGCGCGGCCAGGGTGCGCAGTCCGGCGAGCCGGGGCTCGGGGTACGGGTCGCGCCAGCGGCCGCGCAGATAGGGGTCGTCCTTCGGGCTGTACAGGTACGTGTCGAGCTTCCAGCGTGCCGCGAAGTCCAGCTGATCCAGGCGCTCTTGCCGGGACCAGGGTGTGCCGTAGAAGCCCTCGACGATCCCGCGGGCGGCGGTGGCCGGCCAGTCCCGGATGCGGACGGCGGGCAGCGAGGTGCGCGCGGCCCGGGAACCGACGGGGCGCACCAACTGGGCGAGGGTCTGCGCGGCGTGGAAGGCACCGTCCGGATCCACCCCGGCGAGGACGGCCCGGGGCTGCCCGTGGTCGGTGCCGACGGCGAGGACGTACCCGCCCGCGGCGAGACCGGTGGGTGGGGCGGCACGCAGCGGAGCCAGGGCGCCCGGCGTGCCGCCCGACGCCACCGTGACCAGCAGCTCGCCGGACTTCGGCGCGTCCCCCAGGCGTATCTCGCCCGCGCCGCCCGCGCGTAGCGCCCGGGTGACGGCGTCCAGGGTGGCCGCGTCCGTCCCCGCGTCCGCGCGCACGGCCACACCGCGCCCGATCCGCACCGAACCCGCGTCACGGCGCACGCTGCGCGGCGCGGGCCACAGGGCCGGTAGATCCGCCGGAGTGCTTCCGGCGCGGGTGGTACGCGCCTTGCCGTCGGCCGCCGAGGGGGCCGCGGCCGCGGCGCCGTCCGGGCCGGCGGGGCCGTCCCCGCAGGAGCGGGCGAACACCACGACCACCAGACCGAGGACGAAGCCGATCAGCAGCTGCGGCGGGACGCGGAACTGGCGCACCCGGAGCCCCCTCCATCATCCGTCTGCGCGGGCAGTAGGCAGTCAACTACCATCTGTCGCATCGATTATGACGGAACGGCGGTTTCCGTTCGGGGGGTTACGTGAACGTCGTCGCGGCATGTTGCGCAGCAGTGTGACGTTCCGTCGGATACGGCGGCGAAGGCGTCGACAAGAGGGCACTGTGCGCCAGTTGGCGTAGACACTGCCGACAGCAGGTTCTATCCAGAGATGCGTGGGGCGGACGCGGCCCCTGCTACAGGCACGGGGAGGTCGCACATGGTGGTGGTTCCGGAAGATCCGCACAGCCACTGGATCGTGCTCCTCGACATCGAGGACTTCAGTCTGCGCGCGGAGACCACCCAGGCGACGCTGCACGACGACCTGTACCACGTGGTCGAGTTCGGGTTACGGCGGGCCGGGCTCGGCCTGGACGGATGCGAGGTGCAGGACCGCGGGGACGGCATGCTGCTGCTGGCCCCGCCGGACACCAGACCCACCCTGCTGCTCAGGGAGTTGGTGCGGGGCCTGGAGGACGCGCTGGTCCACCACCGGGACACCTACAACCACGACCACCGGATGCGGCTGCGGGTCGGGTTCGAGCAGGGGCTGGTCAGCAGGCGCGGCGAGCGGTGGACCAGCAATGCCATCAACGACCTCTCCCGGCTGGTCGACGCCGGCCCTGTCAAGCAGGTGCTGGCCCGGGCCGGCCGGGCCCATCTGGTGGTGGTCGTCTCCGAGGACATCCACCGCAAGGTGGTGCTGGGCCGCTACCCGGGCATCGACCCGGCGGCGTATCTGCCCGCCGACTTCGTCACCAAGCACGGCGAACCGCGCCGGGGCTGGGTCACCGTGCCCGGCTATCCGGCGCCACCAGGACTTCCCGCGGAATCGGGGGAGCCGCCACGTGGCAGAACGAGACCGGGGGCGGACCCCGGCACGGGCGGTACCGCGGGAGGAGCGGGCGGTGGGGCCGAACCGGGGAGCCCGGTCCTGCCGCCCTCACTCCACGTCGGCGATGTGACGCACGCTCAGATCGCCGTGGGGGAGGGGGCGATGGCCGTGGGCGGTGACTATGTGCACGGCAACAAGATCGAGCATCACCACGGCTCCCGCGACGTACCCCACCGCGGCACCTCGGCGGACGGCTCATGACCACACCGCCCGCCCCCGCGCCGCCGCCCCTGCCCCCACCCCCACGACGACGGCGCCCACCGGGGGAGGGGCGCCGTCCCCGCAGGGCGCACCTCCGCCCGGCGGCGGCACACCGGGCAGGGCGGTGCCGCGGGCAGCGGCAACAGCGGCTCGCCCCAGCCCGGCACCGCAGGCGGCGCGGACGGCGGTACGCCCCAGCCTGGCGGCACACCCCAACCGGCGGCCCCCGACAACACCGTCGGCGGCAGCGACAGCGCCAGCCAGGCCACCGCCCGTACCGGACAGGGCAGTCTGCGCGCCGGGCTGCTGCGCACCGCCTGGACCCACATCGGCGGCGACCGGGTCGAGGGCGACAAGATCGTCATCCATGCCGGGGGCGAACACCGTGTCGTGCTGCGCACCCTGGCCGCCATGGACGTGGAAGCCGTCCAGCACACCTTCCGGGCCCCGCCCCGCTGGGACGACGTCGTCGTCGACGCCTGGCAGCGCCGCTCGGTCGTACTGCGCGGCCCCGGCGGCGCGGGCAAGACCGCGGCCGCCGTACGCCTGCTGATATCCGCCCGGGCCAAGGCCTTCTATCT
Encoded proteins:
- a CDS encoding beta-N-acetylglucosaminidase domain-containing protein, which gives rise to MRQFRVPPQLLIGFVLGLVVVVFARSCGDGPAGPDGAAAAAPSAADGKARTTRAGSTPADLPALWPAPRSVRRDAGSVRIGRGVAVRADAGTDAATLDAVTRALRAGGAGEIRLGDAPKSGELLVTVASGGTPGALAPLRAAPPTGLAAGGYVLAVGTDHGQPRAVLAGVDPDGAFHAAQTLAQLVRPVGSRAARTSLPAVRIRDWPATAARGIVEGFYGTPWSRQERLDQLDFAARWKLDTYLYSPKDDPYLRGRWRDPYPEPRLAGLRTLAARAAADHISFVYALSPGPSICYSSASDTAALVHKFRQLWDGAGVRAFAVPLDDIEIDRWNCARDASVYGSGRGAVGRAQADLLNKVQRQFLDTRTGAAPLITVPTEYDGARASAYKTALAGRLDRDVRVMWTGPLVVSPALRTEQAREAARLYGHPLLVWDNYPVNDYTADHLLLGPYTGREDSLPGAVAGLLANPMNQAAASDPALFSMAAYAWNPTAYRPATALDAGLSALAGGDRRALTALRAFADVNRASRLNTTQAPQLATLMAAYWRSGAKAEPALRERLTVLAGVPDTVPAPLGTSAAPWLASTRDWARAALAALDLRDGKGTGAQVRSLRTAARSHTITDWQGRTRAVEVGAGVLDTFVARALG